The Caulobacter sp. FWC2 region ACATCTATCACGCCGAACGTCTCAAGCGGGCGCGTAACCCGTGGATCGGCGACTTGGTCAGTGATCTCCTCAAGGAAGAGATCTGAGAGCGGAGAAGTCGTCCTCGTCCTTCGACAGGCTCAGGATGAGGACGACTTTACGCCTTAGCGTTAGAAAACCTCATCCTGAGCTTGTCGAAGGACGAGGTTTTCGGGACCGTGCGCCTACAGCGCGCGACGGCCGAAGATCAGGTGGTACAGCGCCAGGATGACGACGGCGCCGATCGTGGCGACGGCGAGGCTGTACAGGTTGAAACCCGACACGCCACCGTTGCCGAACTGGTTGAACAGCCAGCCGCCGACGAAAGCGCCGACGATGCCGAGCACGATATCGAGCAGCACGCCGCTGCCGGAACGGTTGACGAGCTTGCTGGCGATGAAGCCGGCGATCAGGCCCAGAAGGAGCCAGGCGAGAATGGACATCGTAGGGACTCCGTGAGCGGCCGCCCTGTGCGGCCTTGCCCAATGAAGTCCCGGACGGTGAAGTTAGTTCCCGCGCATGCGCTCTTGCACGAGGGCGATCAGTTTTTCAGCCGGCGGTCGGCCGAACGCGATGAACAGGCCCGAGCCCAGAACGGCTCCGATCAGGAATGTCAGGTCCATCGCGCAAATCCCCTAAGACGCGACTGACCTATTGCAGACGCGGTGTGGCCAGGCCAAGGCGACAAGGGGGCGCTGCGACGATCGGTCTTGGCTTCGCCTGCTCAGACGGCGCCTTTCGCCAAAGAGACCTGCGGCGGCGCGATGATGCTCATCACGCAGGTGAGGCCCTCGGGGGCGTAGTCGAACGTCGCTGAACCTGCCAGATCGCCCTTCAGGCTGGCGGCGATGAGGCGCGAGCCAAAGCCGCCGCGTTCAGGCGGCTTGACCGCCGGGCCGCCGCGTTCGCGCCACTCGATGGTCAGCAGGGTGCGGCCGCCCAGGCTCCACGACACCGCGACCTTGCCGCTGTCGGTGGACAGCGCGCCGTATTTCGACGCGTTGGTGGCCAGCTCGTGGAAGATCATCGCCAGGGCCACGGCGGCGTTGGGCGCCAGCGGTACGGAAGGGCCGTCGAGGCTCACCTGGCTGGCATAGGGCTTCAGCGCCTCGGCCAGCAGTTCGCCCAGATCCGCGCCTTCCCAGTTGCGACGGGTCAGCAGGTCGTGCGCCGAGGCCAGGGTGTAGAGGCGGTCGTTGAACTGGTTCAGGCCGTGCTCGAGGTCGCCCTGATCGGCCACGGGGCGCAGGCTGTGGCGGGCCAGGGACTGGACCACCACCAGGGTGTTCTTCACCCGATGGTTCAGCTCGTTGATCATCAGCTGCTGGCGCTCGGCGGCGCGGCGGGCCTCGTCGTCGCGAGCCCGCAGGATGTCGGCGGCGGCCTGTAGCGAGCCGCGCACCTCCGCGATCTCCTGCAGGTGCGAGGGCGCTGGGTCAAGCGGCGCGCCGGCCGCGAGGGCTTCGGCCTCGCCGACCAGGCCCCGCACGTCGCGTGAGATCGGACGGGCGAAGCCGAGCGCGGCCGCCACGGCCAGGGCGATCAGCAGGGCCGCGCCGGCGACGGCCGGTCCCAGCGAGGTCAGCACGGTCCGGTTCAACTCGTCGCGCGGCACGCCGACGATGAAGGTCCAGCCGGACTTCTGCGAACGACTGAACGCCGACAGCGTCTTGACCCCATCCAGGGTCTGGCTGTGGATCACGCCCTCATTGGCGCGAGCCATGGCCTGCTGCATGTCCCCGCTGGCGTACCTGCCCAGCATCTTCTGCTGGTCGCGCGAGCGCGCCACCAGGGCGGCCTTACGGTCGACGATGCTGGCTGTCCAGGTCTCCGGGAAGGCCTGAGCCGTCATCAGGCTGTGGAAGTTGTCCGGCGACTGGATATAGCCCAGCACGAAGATCTTGCCCTCGACCAGGACAGGCATGTCGAAGCCGATGATCGGCGGCAGCGGGGCGGGGCGTTCGATGAGGTCCGAGACCGTGGTGCGGCCGTGGGACATCCGATCCCAGTCGGCGTCCGACAGACTAATAACCGGCGGCGACTCGCCAGGTCCCATGCGGGTGTTGAGCCATTGGCGGTCCTGGCTCATCAGCACGACCCAGGCGTCACGGCCCTTGGTGGCCTCGCGGGCCTGTTTCTCGAAGGTCTTGAGATCGCCTTCGGCCAGGGCCGGCGACACCGACAAGCCTTGCAGGATGCTCTGTCCCTGGCCGATCTGGCGGTCGGTGGCCAGGGACAGGGCGCGAGTCATGGCCGTCAGTTGCGTGGCGAACCGCCGTTGGCCCTCCGAATACTGCATGGCCACCAGAGCGCCCATCAGCAGGATAGCTGGCGCCGCCAGCGTCAGCGCCATGAACAGGAGCCGTCGCGCCACCGTCGAAGGCGCTTTCACCGTACTGTTGGTGGTCACGTTCGCCCCGCTCAGCCCGCGCGCAAGCTGGAGAGCGCGAGCCTCAGCGTCAATAGGGTTTGGCGTCTATCGTGGGCCGCGCTGGTCAAGCTGGGCGTTCGAGAAGCGCTAGTCCTGTGCGCCCCGCTTGCGAAGCGCGCGGGTGAAGGCCTCTCCCGTCCGGACGAAACCCGTGGCGAGGCAGAAGGCGCGCAGATCGCCCGGCTCGGCGGGCGCATCGAGGATCAGTTCGCCGCACCCGGCGGATCGCGCCGCCTGAGAGGCGGCCTTCAGAAGCAGGCGGGCGATGCCGTTGCGCCGCCGTTCGGGATCGACCAGCAGCATGGAGATCGATCCTACCTTCAGGTCGGCCGTGAGGACCGTCTTCCAATGCGCCGCGATGACGCCGGAGGGCGGCCCCCATTCCTCGGCGATCAGCAGGACGCCGGGCTGGTCAAGAAGGGCGGGCAGGCGTTGCGCCAGCCGGTCCTTGGCGACGGCTTGGCCGGCGGTCGACAGCAGTTCGGCCAAGCCCTCCGCGTCGCTGATCTGCGCAGCTCTGACGGAGAGGCCGTAGCGGCTCGACACGCCTCAGCCCAGGCTCGCCCGCGCCAGCGCCAGGAAGCCGGCCAGGTCGACCACCTCGGCGCGAACGTCGGGGCTGATCCCGGCCTTCTCGCAGAGGTCGCCGCCCCCCAGACCCTTCAGGCTGGAGCGCAGCATCTTGCGGCGTTGGCCGAAGGCGGCGGCGGTGACGCGTTCGAGGGCGGCGATCAGGTCGGCCGGCGGCGGGTCGGCCTTGGGCACGAGGCGCACCACGGCTGAGGCGACCTTGGGCGGCGGGGTGAAGGCCTTGGCCGGCAGGTCCATGACGATCTTGGCGTCGCACAGCACCTGGGAGATGACGGCCAAGCGGCCGTAGGCGTCGTCGTCCGTCTGCGCGACGATGCGCTCGGCGACTTCCTTCTGGAACATCAGGGTCATCGACAGCGGCTTGAAGGGGCCCGTGAGCCAGTTGATCAACAGCTGGGTGCCGACATTGTAGGGCAGGTTGGAAACGACGTGGGCCGGCCCGCCGGCGGCCTTCAGCGCATCGACCCTCAGGGCGTCGCCCTCGACCAGCTCCAGGCGGCCGTCGGCGACCTCGGCGAGCTCTGACAGGAGGGGCAGGAAGCGGCTGTCCTTCTCGATGGCCACGACGCGGGCGCCGGTTTCCAGCAGGGCGCGGGTCAGGCCGCCGGGACCAGGACCGACCTCGACTACGGTGTCGCCTTCGCCAACCTGCGCCATGCGGGCGATCTTGCGCGTGATGTTCAGGTCCAGCAGGAAGTGCTGTCCGAAGCTCTTGCGGGCCAGCAGGTCGTGGCGCTCCAGGGCCTCGCGCAGGGGCGGCAGGTCGGCCAGGCTCATCGTCTCTATCTTTCAGGCGCCGCGGCGGGCGGCGATGTCGGCCGCCAGCTTGATGGCGGCGATCAGGCTATCGGGACGGGCGACGCCGCGTCCAGCGATGTCGAAGCCGGTGCCGTGGTCGGGCGAGGTGCGTACGATCGGCAGGCCCAGGGTGATGTTCACCCCGCCCCAGAAGTCGAGCATCTTGACCGGGATCAGGGCCTGGTCGTGATACATGCACAGCACCCCGTCATAGCCGAGGCGGGCGGCGGGGTGGAACAGGCTGTCGGCCGGGGCGGGCCCGAAGGCGTCGACGCCCAGGTCCTTCAGGGCGCGGACGGCGGGGGCGATGATCTCGATTTCCTCGCGGCCCAAGGCCCCGCCTTCACCGGCGTGCGGGTTGAGGGCGGCGACCGCCAGGCGCGGCGAGGCAATGCCGAAGTCCTTGCGCAGGGCCTGGGCGGTGACGAGGCCGCTGGTGACCACCTTCTCGATGGTCAGGGCGGCCGGGACCTTGGCGATGGCCGTGTGTATGGTCACCAGGGTCGCCCGCAGATCGCCAGCGGCCAGCATCATCACCGGCCCGCGCGCGCCGTCGAACGTCTCGTCGACGGTCAGCTCGGCCAGGAACTCGGTGTGGCCCGGAAACTTGAAGCCGGCTTCGTAGAGCGGCGCCTTGGCGATCGGCGCGGTGACCAGGCCCGAGACGGCGCCGGACAGCGCCAGCCCGACGCCGGTCTCGATCCAGCGGATCACCTGGGGCGCATAGGCGGGGGAGGGCTGGCCGGAAATGACCGGCGATAGGACGGGAATGTCGATGACCGGCAGGGCGTTGGCGAAGACGCCGACGGCCTCGTCCGGACCGGTCACGGCGCGAACCTTTACCCCGCCTCCGGCCGAGGCCAGCAGCTGGGCGTCGCCCACGACCACGAAGGTCGGGCCGTCCTGACGCAGGGCGGCCCAGGCCTTGGCGATGATCTCCGCGCCGACGCCGGCGGGATCACCGGCGCTGAGAGCGAGGGGGCGGAGGGGCACCGGGTTCTGGCCTATCGGGTCTCGATGGTCGCCTGGTTGCGCAGGTCGCGCAGGTAGCGCTTGGAGATCAGCGCCAGCTGCTGGCCGCGCAGGCGGTTTTCGATCTGGTCGTGCGACGGGGCGTTGGCGCCGCCCTGGCGCTTACCGCAGACCGCGATCAGGTGCATGCCGGCGTCGGTGCGGATCGGATCCGAGATCTGGCCGACGTCCAGCTTGTTGGCGGCTTCCTGGAAGGCGGGGGCCAGATCGGTGATCTCGGCCTCGCCAAGGTCGCCGGCGACCAGGCCGTCCACCTTGCCGGCGGTGGCTTCCAGCGTCTGGCAGTTGGTGATCTTGGGCTTCAGGTCGGTCAGCAGCTTGGTAGCCGCGGCGACCTGGGCCTCGGTGGCGTCGGCGGCCAGCGGCGCGGCGACCTGCTTGAGGTCGACGATCGCCGTCTTCGAGCCGGCGCGCTTGTCGCGTAGATAGACGATGTAGACGCCGTCCTTGACCTGGATCGGCTTGGACAGCTGGCCGGGGCGCAGCTCTTCGAGCGCGGCGTCGACTTCCGGCGGCATTTCGCCCGGGCTGACCCAGCCCACGTCGCCGCCGTTGGCGGCCGTTGCCGAACCCGAGAACTGGCGGGCGACGGCCGCGAAGGGCGCGCCTTGCTGCATCTGGTTCAGCAGCTGGGCGGCGCCGTTGGTGGCGACTTCCATGCCGCCGACACGGGCGGCGTCGAGGAAGACTTCGCTGACCTGATACTGCGGCTTGGCCGCGGCGTCGGCGAGGCGCTTCTGGTAAGCCTTGACCTGGTCCTCGCCGATGCGAAGGCGCGAACCGTAGCGGCCCTGGATCCAGCTCTGCCACGAGGAGTCGGCGCGCAGCTGAGCGCGCCAGGTGTCCAGGCCAATGCCTTGCTGGACCAGCGATTGCTTCAGCTGGTCGGCGCTCATCTTGTTGGACTGGGCGATGTCGCCGATCTGCTCGTCGACTTCCTTGTCGGTCGAGATGATCGTGATCTTCTGCTGCTTCTCGAGGCGCTTCAGCTCCTGCATCTGCAGGTGCTCGTCGATCAGCGAGCGCAGGGCTTCCTGCTCGATCTGCGGCAGGTTCTCCTGAGTGGGCTGCATCCCCGAGGTGGCCATCAGCAGGCGCATGCGCTGCATCAGGTCATAGCTGGAGACGATCTCGTCGTTGACGACCGCCGCCACGCTCTCGGACAGCGGGTTCACCGGAGCCGCTGGCGCAGCCTGGGCGGGCGGAGCCGCCACCTGCGGGGGCGCCGCCGCCGGCTGTTGGGCCTGGAGGGCTTGAGCGGGCAGGCCGAGGCTCGCCACGGTCAGGGCGAGAATGGACGCGGCGCCGGCCGCGAAAGTCGTGACGCTACGCGCAGACCGCATGGATAGTGTCGTTCCTCTAGTCCCTGGCCGCACCCGGGGGGCGCGGTCGGTTATCATGTTTTCCGAAGTGACGAACGCCAAATCTGACGTTTCCCCCTGGTCGACCAAGTGGTCGTCGCCCCCGAGACACACCGGGCGGACGCGCGCGGACGCGGCACGCCCCCCCAAGACGTGTTCACTCATTTGGTCCCGTATCCTGCTGCGCCCAATGTGGCGAACGAAAGGCTGAACACGATCGTATGGTCAGGCTGCAGGCGAAGACCGTTGGCCGTCGAGGCGTAGCGGTCCTGCTGCTGGTAGATGACGTCGATGCGGATGCAGTCGTCCTGGTAGGCGACGCCCAAGTCACGGCGGCGCCAGACGTCGGCCACCATGTCGCGCTGACCGAAGGTGGTCAGCGAGAAGTGTTTGGTCAACTTCAGCTCGCCGCGGGCTTCGAAGTTTTCCTGGCGGTTGCCGTTGGAGTCCAGCTCGTCCTTCAGATAGCGCACTGAGGCGTAGCCGCGCTTGGTGAAGGCGTCGATGCCCGTTTCCAGGCGACGGATTTCCTGGGTGTCCGAATCGAGGCGCGTGCGGGCGAAGGCGGTGATCCCGCGGATCGGGGTGACCGTGGCGGCCACGATCCAGTCGGACGACTTGCTCTGCAGGCCGGTGCGGGCCGGGATCAGCGGATCGAACTCGGAGCGGAAGCTGCGGCCGACCAGGATGCTGCCGCTGCGGCCGCCCGGCAGAGTGTAGGTCGCGCGGCCGCCGAGGTTGAGGCGCTGTCCGCCCTCATAGAGGTCGAAGCCCGGAGACTTGTTGGCCTGGAACAGGTTAGTCTCGTCAAACTCCAGGGTCGCGCTGTCCTCGTTGTAGAGGTAGGTCGTCGTTCCGTTGCGAGCCACGACGGTCGTTACGCGCGAGCTGTCCGAGCCGACGGCGACCTGGGCCAGGGGCTCCAGCACGACGCTGCCGCCGTTCTTCAACGGCTTGTAGAACGGCAGGGTGAAGTCGACGCCGCCCACGCCCACAGCGCGGGTATAGGTGTCCTTGGTGTCGTCACCCAGGGCCGCGGCCGCCGGCGTGATGTAGGACTTGATCGAATAGGCGTCGCCGCGCGCCTGGGCGAAGGGCGAAACCTTCAGGCCGTTGCCGACGATCGTGCTGGACCGCCAGTCTGCCTTGAAGCTGGCGCGGGTGGAGTCGACGCCGCTCTGGCCCTTGTAGTCGGGCAGGTAGTAGGGCGGTTCGCCGTACTGCGACTCCGAACGGTTGAGCATGACGCCCGAGCCCTGCAGGCGCAGGCGGCCGCCCAGCACCGGGCTGTCCGGCTCCCAGCGGGCCTCGACCAGCGGGCCGATCAACGGGAAGGCGCCGCTGTTTTCGAAGGCGTTGGCCGAGTTGGTCGTCGGGTTGATGCCCACGACGCGAAGGCCCTGGATCGAGACGGCCGAGACCGAGAACCACGAACGCGCGTCCTGGCGGGTGGCGTAGAGCTGCGACACGAGGCGATGGTCGTCGCTCGTGAACAGGCCGCGCTGCACGTAGACGTCGTTGACCTTGTACTTGTCGAACAGCAGGGCGTCGGAGACGCGTTCGGCCGTGAAGCCCCACTTCCACTTCTCGTTGATGTCGAACTTGCCGTTGGCCAGGATGTAGCTGCGGGCCGTCGACTGACCGAAGCGGTCGCCGTGGATGTCGAAGTCCTTGTCGTAGGTGAAGCCGCCGCGCGCCTCGATCGTCCCCGAGTAGAAGCGCTTGCGATAGTTCACGTTCAGGAACGGATTGACGCCCGTGCTGATCTGCGGGGCGATGATCACGTCCGAGGACGGCGAGATCACATAGTAGTAGGGCTGGTTGTACGAGGTGCCCCGGCCCTTGGAGAAGTCGATCTTTGGCGCCAGGAAGCCCGAGCTGCGCTTGGCCTGCGGATCCGGGTGCCAGAACAGCGGCATGTAGAGGATCGGCGCGCCCCACAGACGGATGGTGGCGTTCTTGTAGTAGATGAGCTGCTTCTGCTTATCCTGTACGATCTTGTCGGCCGAGACCGACCAGGTCGGGGTCGGCTTGTCGGCGCAGACCTCGCACGGGGTGTAGATCGCCCGGTTCAGTTCCTGGATGTTGGCGTTGCGCCGCACAGCCGAGACCGACGCGATCTTCATGTTCTGGTCGAGGCGGGCCGCGAAGTTCTGGGCGAAGCCCGCCTTCATGTCCTTGTCGATTTCCATGTGGTCGGCGAACTCGGCCGTCCCGTCGGGATTGATCAACTGGACGTGGCCGTTGGCAGTGATCTCGCCGGTCTTGGAATTATAGATCACCTCGTCGGCGCGCAGGGTGCGGCCCTGGTAGCGACTCTGCACCTTGCCGCGCGCGGTCATGATCTGGTTCACGTCGTCGCGGATCAGCAGGTCGGACTCGAGGTAATAGCCCTCATCCGTCAGGCCGTCGGACGGCGTGGCGGGGACCACCGGCGTCGGCGGGATCGTGGCCAGGCTTTGCTGGGCGTGGGCCGCGCCGGCGCAGACGAACGCCAGCCAGGCCGCGCCGCTGAACAGCAGCGCGCGGCAGGCGGACGGGACGCTGGGACGCGTTTCAGTCATGAATGACCCTGGAAGCAATGACTCACCCATCTTCCGTATAGCAAAGCAAAGTGAAGCCCGCCAAAAGCGCGACGGTTGGCGGTGTCCATGCGGCGATGAACGGGGCCAGAACATCGGCCTTGCCCAAGGTGCTGCATAGCTCGTTGAAGAAGAAGAACCCAAAGCCGAGGGCGACGCCAGAACCCGCCAGCGCGGCCAGGCCGCCCAGCCGCATCAGGCGCAGCGAAAACGCCGCCGCCAGCACCGACATGGCGGCGAACAGGATCGGCGTGGCCAGGTCCTGCTGCAGGCGCAGCTTGAACGGCGCGGCCGAGAACCCTGCGTCCTCGGTGCGCTGGATCGTCGCCGGCAAACGCCAAAGCGCTACGGCCTGCGGCGTGTTGAAGCGCTCCGAGGCGGTGCGGTCGTCGAGGTTCGAGGGGATCGACAGGCTGTCTGAGCGGATCGCCCCGGCGCCGGGCGTGGCCTCGCGCACGCCGGTCAGGCGCCAGAAGCCCGGCTCCAGCCGCGCCTCGTTGGCTTCGATCCGGCGGGTAAAGTCCATCACGCCCTTGGCGTTGAGGCTGTAGACGAACAGTGACACGCCCTTCAGCCGCACCGAGCCGTCGACCAGGTCGCGCGCGCGGGCGCGGATGACGATCTGAGTCTTGTCGTCGCCCTGGCGCAGCCAGATGCCCTTGGGGGTTTCCTTGAGATAGCCGTTCATGACCCGATCGCGCTCGGTCTCGAACTTGGCGGTCATGGCCGTGGTCAGCGGGTTGAGCAGGGTGATGCTCAGCAGGCCGATGAAGAACGAGGCCATCGCCGCGGGCATGATGAACCGCCAGGCCGACACACCGGCCGCGCGCATGGCGATCAGCTCGCTGCGCCGGTTCAGCTCGACGAAGGCCCACATGGTGCCGAACAGGAACACGAACGGGGCCAGCACCAGGATGGTGGCCGGGGACTGCAGGACGGTCAGGTACAGCAGCTGGAAGAAGCTGGCGTCGGCGCGAGTCCCGACATTGCGGGCGATGTCGACGAAGGCGATCAGCATCACCATCGCGCCCAGCACGGCCAGGGCCGCCACCAGTGCGCTCATGGTGCGCTTGAGGACGTAGCGTTCCAGCATGCCCATGGTCAGCATCACGCGGCTCCCGAAAGGGCGGGGGCGGCCTGGGCCATCCGGGCGGCGCGACGCTTGGAGACTTTCTGGCGGAAAATCTGCGCCAGGCTCCACCACATGGCGGCCAGCGGCACCATGTACTGCAGGACGTTCAGCCAGGCGCTGTCCTCGCAGGCGGCCTGCACGCCGAAGCCGACGATGCGGACTACGGCGGCGGCGGCGCCGACGGCGGCCATCCGCTTGCCATAGCCCATGCGGCTGAACGAGCCGCCCAGCACGGCCGCCAGGGCCATGGTCATCAGGGCGATGTTGTAGAGCGGGGCGGCGAAGCGCGAATGGCCCTCGGCCAGCAGCTTGCCCTTGTTCCTCTGCTCCCAGTCCTGGGTCAGGTCGGGGAAGAACAGCTCGTGCGGATAGCGGTCGGCGATCTTGTAGTGCAGCAGCTCGTCGGTATGCGACAGGCTGGAAAGGTCGAAGGTGTACTCGTCGAACGAGGTGTATTGCAGCACGCCCTGGCGCGAGAACTGCTGGTTGGAGCCATGGCGCATGATCAGCACCGGCTCGCCCTTGCGGGTAGCGATCTCGGCTTCGCGCGACGAATAGGTCGAGGCGCCGCCGTTGGCCGTGTCCTGGTGGATGAACAGGTTCTGGATCTTGTTGTCGCGGTCGATCGACTGCGCATAGACGGTCAGGCCCGGGCCCGGCTCGGTGAACTGGCCCGGCTGGACCAGGGTCGAGGCGACGTCGGTCTTGATGTCGAAAGACGTCTCGCGGATCTGGCGGGCGCTCCAAGGCTGCAGCCACAGGCCCGACACCAGCGATATCAGGGCCGCGATCACCGCCAGGCGCATGGCCGGCGAGATGACGCTCCATCGGCTCATGCCGCCGGCGAAGCAGACGACGATCTCCTGCTCGGTGTGCAGACGGTTCAGCGCCACCAGCGCGGCCACGAACAGGGCCAGCGGCATCATGATGCCCAGCAGCTGGGGCAGGGCCAGGACGATGATCTTCAGGAACACCAGCGCGCTCTGGCGCTGTTCCACCAGGACGTCGAACTCCGACAGGCTGCGCGCCAGCAGCGCAAGCGCCACCAGGGCCGCCGTCGCCAACAGCGTCGGACCCAACAACTGGCGGAAGAGATAGCGTTCTATGAGGCGCATCTAGTGGGGGTTCGGGCGGATGGATTCGTGGGACGAACCCCGAAGATGGGTCGTTCTACACGGGGGCTTCGCGTCCGCACAACCGGTGAGCTGACTTAGCTGTGCCGAGTGGGGGGCAACGGAGCCTTTTCTATGGCGCGGCATTGGACTATGCCGCCTAGTTGAAGATGAGTGGCGGCGCGTCCTAGCACGCCATCTAGACGTCGCCCAAATGCAGGAGCGCGGCATGCGTATCGAGTTCGTCCCCGTCGACACCCAGGCCGGCGCCACGGCCGCCCTTGCCGTCCTGGCCCACGAGGGCGCGGCCCTGTCGCCGGAGGCCAAGGCGGCCAATGAGTCGACCGGCGGCGCCCTGGCGCGCGCCATCGCCGGTGGCCGCTTCACCGGCGCCAAGGGCCAGACCCTGGATCTCGTCGCTCCGCACGGGCTGGAAGCCGCCCGCCTGGTGCTGGTCGGCGTCGACGGCTCGGGCGCGGTGGAGCCGGAAGCGGTCGAGACCGCCGCCGCCTCGGCCTATCAGGCTGTGAAGACCACGGGCGTCACCGAACTGGTGCTGAAGCTGGGCGCCGACGCCGAGAGCGCCGCGCGCGCCGCGTTCGGCGCGCGTCTGGCGGCCTATCGCTTCGACAAGTATCGCACCACCGAAAAGGCCGAGAAGAAGCCCTCGGTCCAGGTGGTCAAGGTCGCCGCCGCCGACCCGATCAAGGCCCAGAAGGCTTACGAGCCCCTGGCCGCCCTGGCCGACGCCATCGTCTTCAGCCGCGATCTGGTGTCCGAGCCGGCCAACATCCTGCACCCCGAGGAGTTCGCGGCGCGCGCCAAGAGCCTCGAGAGCCTGGGCCTGGAAGTCGAAATCCTGGGCGAGGCCCAGATGGCCGAACTGGGCATGGGCAGCCTGCTGGGCGTGGGGCAGGGAAGCCGCCGCGAGAGCCAGCTGGTGATCATGAAATGGCTGGGCGGGGCGGACAAGAACGCTCAACCCATCGCCTTCGTCGGCAAGGGCGTCACCTTCGACACCGGCGGCATCTCGATCAAGCCGGCTGACGGCATGGAAGACATGAAGTGGGACATGGGCGGCGCGGCCGCCGTGACCGGCGTCATGCATGCCCTGGCCGGCCGCAAGGCCAAGGTCAACGCCATCGGCATCCTGGGCCTGGTCGAGAACATGCCTGACGGCAACGCCCAGCGTCCGGGCGACGTGGTCACCTCGATGTCGGGCCAGACGATCGAGGTCATCAACACCGACGCCGAGGGCCGCCTCGTGCTGGCTGACGCCCTCTGGTACTGCCAGGAACGCTTCAAGCCGCAGTTCATGATCGACCTGGCCAC contains the following coding sequences:
- a CDS encoding GlsB/YeaQ/YmgE family stress response membrane protein, whose protein sequence is MSILAWLLLGLIAGFIASKLVNRSGSGVLLDIVLGIVGAFVGGWLFNQFGNGGVSGFNLYSLAVATIGAVVILALYHLIFGRRAL
- a CDS encoding sensor histidine kinase — encoded protein: MALTLAAPAILLMGALVAMQYSEGQRRFATQLTAMTRALSLATDRQIGQGQSILQGLSVSPALAEGDLKTFEKQAREATKGRDAWVVLMSQDRQWLNTRMGPGESPPVISLSDADWDRMSHGRTTVSDLIERPAPLPPIIGFDMPVLVEGKIFVLGYIQSPDNFHSLMTAQAFPETWTASIVDRKAALVARSRDQQKMLGRYASGDMQQAMARANEGVIHSQTLDGVKTLSAFSRSQKSGWTFIVGVPRDELNRTVLTSLGPAVAGAALLIALAVAAALGFARPISRDVRGLVGEAEALAAGAPLDPAPSHLQEIAEVRGSLQAAADILRARDDEARRAAERQQLMINELNHRVKNTLVVVQSLARHSLRPVADQGDLEHGLNQFNDRLYTLASAHDLLTRRNWEGADLGELLAEALKPYASQVSLDGPSVPLAPNAAVALAMIFHELATNASKYGALSTDSGKVAVSWSLGGRTLLTIEWRERGGPAVKPPERGGFGSRLIAASLKGDLAGSATFDYAPEGLTCVMSIIAPPQVSLAKGAV
- a CDS encoding GNAT family N-acetyltransferase, whose product is MAELLSTAGQAVAKDRLAQRLPALLDQPGVLLIAEEWGPPSGVIAAHWKTVLTADLKVGSISMLLVDPERRRNGIARLLLKAASQAARSAGCGELILDAPAEPGDLRAFCLATGFVRTGEAFTRALRKRGAQD
- the rsmA gene encoding 16S rRNA (adenine(1518)-N(6)/adenine(1519)-N(6))-dimethyltransferase RsmA, whose protein sequence is MSLADLPPLREALERHDLLARKSFGQHFLLDLNITRKIARMAQVGEGDTVVEVGPGPGGLTRALLETGARVVAIEKDSRFLPLLSELAEVADGRLELVEGDALRVDALKAAGGPAHVVSNLPYNVGTQLLINWLTGPFKPLSMTLMFQKEVAERIVAQTDDDAYGRLAVISQVLCDAKIVMDLPAKAFTPPPKVASAVVRLVPKADPPPADLIAALERVTAAAFGQRRKMLRSSLKGLGGGDLCEKAGISPDVRAEVVDLAGFLALARASLG
- the pdxA gene encoding 4-hydroxythreonine-4-phosphate dehydrogenase PdxA — encoded protein: MPLRPLALSAGDPAGVGAEIIAKAWAALRQDGPTFVVVGDAQLLASAGGGVKVRAVTGPDEAVGVFANALPVIDIPVLSPVISGQPSPAYAPQVIRWIETGVGLALSGAVSGLVTAPIAKAPLYEAGFKFPGHTEFLAELTVDETFDGARGPVMMLAAGDLRATLVTIHTAIAKVPAALTIEKVVTSGLVTAQALRKDFGIASPRLAVAALNPHAGEGGALGREEIEIIAPAVRALKDLGVDAFGPAPADSLFHPAARLGYDGVLCMYHDQALIPVKMLDFWGGVNITLGLPIVRTSPDHGTGFDIAGRGVARPDSLIAAIKLAADIAARRGA
- a CDS encoding peptidylprolyl isomerase, which codes for MRSARSVTTFAAGAASILALTVASLGLPAQALQAQQPAAAPPQVAAPPAQAAPAAPVNPLSESVAAVVNDEIVSSYDLMQRMRLLMATSGMQPTQENLPQIEQEALRSLIDEHLQMQELKRLEKQQKITIISTDKEVDEQIGDIAQSNKMSADQLKQSLVQQGIGLDTWRAQLRADSSWQSWIQGRYGSRLRIGEDQVKAYQKRLADAAAKPQYQVSEVFLDAARVGGMEVATNGAAQLLNQMQQGAPFAAVARQFSGSATAANGGDVGWVSPGEMPPEVDAALEELRPGQLSKPIQVKDGVYIVYLRDKRAGSKTAIVDLKQVAAPLAADATEAQVAAATKLLTDLKPKITNCQTLEATAGKVDGLVAGDLGEAEITDLAPAFQEAANKLDVGQISDPIRTDAGMHLIAVCGKRQGGANAPSHDQIENRLRGQQLALISKRYLRDLRNQATIETR
- a CDS encoding LPS-assembly protein LptD, with amino-acid sequence MGESLLPGSFMTETRPSVPSACRALLFSGAAWLAFVCAGAAHAQQSLATIPPTPVVPATPSDGLTDEGYYLESDLLIRDDVNQIMTARGKVQSRYQGRTLRADEVIYNSKTGEITANGHVQLINPDGTAEFADHMEIDKDMKAGFAQNFAARLDQNMKIASVSAVRRNANIQELNRAIYTPCEVCADKPTPTWSVSADKIVQDKQKQLIYYKNATIRLWGAPILYMPLFWHPDPQAKRSSGFLAPKIDFSKGRGTSYNQPYYYVISPSSDVIIAPQISTGVNPFLNVNYRKRFYSGTIEARGGFTYDKDFDIHGDRFGQSTARSYILANGKFDINEKWKWGFTAERVSDALLFDKYKVNDVYVQRGLFTSDDHRLVSQLYATRQDARSWFSVSAVSIQGLRVVGINPTTNSANAFENSGAFPLIGPLVEARWEPDSPVLGGRLRLQGSGVMLNRSESQYGEPPYYLPDYKGQSGVDSTRASFKADWRSSTIVGNGLKVSPFAQARGDAYSIKSYITPAAAALGDDTKDTYTRAVGVGGVDFTLPFYKPLKNGGSVVLEPLAQVAVGSDSSRVTTVVARNGTTTYLYNEDSATLEFDETNLFQANKSPGFDLYEGGQRLNLGGRATYTLPGGRSGSILVGRSFRSEFDPLIPARTGLQSKSSDWIVAATVTPIRGITAFARTRLDSDTQEIRRLETGIDAFTKRGYASVRYLKDELDSNGNRQENFEARGELKLTKHFSLTTFGQRDMVADVWRRRDLGVAYQDDCIRIDVIYQQQDRYASTANGLRLQPDHTIVFSLSFATLGAAGYGTK
- the lptG gene encoding LPS export ABC transporter permease LptG, with the translated sequence MMLTMGMLERYVLKRTMSALVAALAVLGAMVMLIAFVDIARNVGTRADASFFQLLYLTVLQSPATILVLAPFVFLFGTMWAFVELNRRSELIAMRAAGVSAWRFIMPAAMASFFIGLLSITLLNPLTTAMTAKFETERDRVMNGYLKETPKGIWLRQGDDKTQIVIRARARDLVDGSVRLKGVSLFVYSLNAKGVMDFTRRIEANEARLEPGFWRLTGVREATPGAGAIRSDSLSIPSNLDDRTASERFNTPQAVALWRLPATIQRTEDAGFSAAPFKLRLQQDLATPILFAAMSVLAAAFSLRLMRLGGLAALAGSGVALGFGFFFFNELCSTLGKADVLAPFIAAWTPPTVALLAGFTLLCYTEDG